ATAAGTCTCGTATGCCAGTTATATTGATTGCTAAAGTTATGGTATCTGTTGGCTGTGTCTTGCTCGGTGTCGTTCTCTGTTAACCTCATCAACACCTACAGAGCACGTAGGTTAAGCGAGCGCCCTCACGCACTGGCAACCCGCCTGACGCAGGGGGGCGTGGctaaacatcccccccccccgatatAAAGAGTTGGGAGGACGAAATTTCCCCACATAGGAGGGTGCACTGAGAGAGAGTGGTCAGGCGCAGATAAAGTGGGCAGACTGACTCGGTAGCCATCGGTGACTAACGTGATAAACAATAACGTGACTGAAGGGGACGTGCTTGTTGTTCAGTGTCACTTACGAGTTACCATGGCGACCAACAAGATCGCCATGAAGTTCCGGAGCATTACATACCCGACCACCGAAAACTCCGGACACaaaaaggaacggagaaggtTGCAGAGGATGGAAAGTTTCGACTTCAGCGAGTCGCCTGTCGTCCCCGCTGCTAAGTCGTCTAGCAGCAGTAGGAGGGAGGTGTCGGCGGAGGGCCGTCTGAGAACACACCAGTTCCAGCACACACACTCCGCCTCCAACACCTTAGCTCCTGGACAGAAGATGCTGAGGTTCTCCGACGAGTGTTGGTATAGCTCCGCGGGGGAGCAGGCAGGCCGTCCCCATGCCACCAGCGTCGGGTGCCTCACATCGCCGAAGTCTAAGCCAGGAGCCGCCGTCAGGTTGAGTGTCAACAGTAACGTGGAAAGACTGGTGGACTGGCAGCGACAGTCACCAGAGAGACACAACGTCAGCCCCAGCAGCAGTCAAGACCACAGTCATCGACATAGCCGTTCGAAAGAACGCCGTGGTGAACGGGAGACCACAAGCAGCGAACGACGAAGCCACTACTCCACTTCCGTAAGTCTTCCACCGCCATCGAAGTCCTCCGAACAGACGACCCCCACCGTGAACACACCCACATCGCCCCCGACGGCTACTCCGGAGACTCGCGGACGACGCTCGCAGTTCCGTCGGGCGTGGTCGCTATTCTCTCTCACGTGCGACAAAGAGGTCGAGCGGGAACGCAGGGAAAAGTCGCCTCAGCAGCGGATCCTGCGACCCCCGACCCGCCACTTCTACCGCAGAGGACTCTCAGGACTCCCCATCGAGTGCTCCACCAGATACCTGGGACTTGCTTACTGATTTTCAGCCGAGGCGGACCCATCGGCCCGCCTTGGACCGTGGACACGATGAAACTTCCAGCGAGGGTGAAGCTGGTCTTCACGCACGTCGCACACACTCCCGGCAACTTAACGATAACGTCGGAGAAATACATCGAACATTGTTGAGTGCTGTACCCTTTGGGCCTCTTGTGGGCCCGCTTAACCGCTATAAATAGCGTGTTTGATACACGCTAAGCGGTGTGAGTAATGTTCTTGTTGTGGGGTTGGTGTTGTGTACCGACCCCAGCGCTCAGAGAGTTTGTGGAGGAtggtttttttttatcgaggCTCGGGTTTCTGAAGAGTCGTCGATGAGGTGATATACTGGACCGTTGGAGTGGACGGTATTGTCATATGGTTTAACTATTTTACGAATTGTGCTCACCAAAGATATCTGTGAcccatggttggatcatttttaCCACATTTAAACACAGAGTGTTTTGCTATACCCGAAGTGGTATTTAGAACTCTATTTTCTCACTCGGCATTAGTTTCATAATCTGAATTGTACGTTGGTAGTTTGGCAATACTTTTCACAAAGTTGCTGATTAggtcatttttttcctcttccaaaaTAGAAATATCTTGCAGTGACTCTTCCAAAAATTAAAAACCTgagagcagattttttttttctttttttttttgcacacatCGAATGAGATGGTCCTCTGCCTTCCCTTGGTGTCTCATAGAAGACTGACTTGTAGAAATACTTCATAAGTGGCCTTTactacatcattttttttcccccctcaccgaTACATTTGAATAGGGCAGGACTCGCTGATGTTTTGTGTCCTGTTATGTTTTTTGGTACTCTCTGCTACACCTGCAAATATATTTATTGAGTATGTGTTACTACGTAAATGtaatatgatgtatgtgtgtttttaaggttttttgtacataaatatttattatgATCGTTGAATAAACTTCGAcaatgatgtatatttttttcttttcagttatcCAAAATTCATGTATGATTCTAGATCTAGTATCATTTAGCAACAGTATGAGAAGTATATGGGAATTATTGTTGAACATATGCATAGAGATGCATATCAAATGAGAGTCTAATAACAGAATTACTGATCCTGGCGAAGGGAAACAGGAAATTTGAGGTTATTGATTTGGTTTCATGATCGACTAACCTCTAAATGCACTAGATTAATACGAAATGATATAAATACAAAGAGAAAATTTACAGATGTAAAACAAAGGAATTGATGGTGTACAAATTACTATACACATCTAAACTATGCAGTGATACagcagtacatttttttttcctaccctgAATATACTGGAAATGCAACAACAAGAACGTTTTGCATCAGAATATTTTGAACTGAAGGTTTTCAATGTTTTGTAGTTGTTTACTGGATGACGTTGGCGGCCATTTTTAATCCCGGCAGTCAGCTGGTAGGCCTAAAAGCCTAATTGACCAGCCAACCCTAAGGTAATAGAGTTGAAATTGAGGTCAAGGAGCTACGACCATTATACTCTCCTTCCCTATTTCCATCCTCAtacccttccctctacctccaagaaCACTCCAACATCCCTCTCTTTGAAATTTCTCAATCGACCCCCTCCAAACCCCGTCCAAACCCCTGTCCTTAGTCAGCAGTCCAGAGTGTATATTCATATACCTGCCTCCAACCACTTAGAAAGAAGCACTGCTTAATGAACATGTATGTCTGATTGGTCAAACGTTACGATCTCCAGCTTAAGGAAAAAGATAAAGGAGACAAGAGGTATATAGAATCCAGTAATCACACATGTGATTAAGATCACTAGAAAattcagaaagaaaataaaacaagcATTTTAAGAgtccgtagggggggggggggagaatgtcgTACCTCATTCTGTCCTGAAGTTGGTCAAGTTCCTCCTGACCTCATGATCAAAGCTCGCCAACTATGAGGGAACAATCTCGAAAGTTGTCCTCCGACGACTTGAGACGGACGCTTGCTGAGCAGTGAGAGTCGAGCACTAACTACTTCAGTAAACGTTTGACTGGAACACATCTGCGTATATACTCAACTCGCTCTTGAGTAACATTCAACCTGTGTGTGAGATTTACCAAAGTGGTCTATATTTATTACTACTGTTACGATGAAAACAATCTAGATGATTTCAGTATCTCGTCAGTacgcttttcatatatatatatatatatatatatatatatatatatatatatatatatatatatatatattatatatatatatgattttcgaAATTTGCAACATCTCTTGATACAGTTCATGAAAACTTTTCATCCCTTGCCCAGAAGGTGATCACTTCATCAGGTTTAAGAAATGGATAAACGTAATCTCTTCATAAGAATAAATAACGCTTGGCCATCATAGACTTAACACCCTCCATGATGCTGACGTAGCTACGACGAACTTCCATTGTTTCCAAtaggcttaaaaaaaaagatggtaggaATATTGTGGAAAAAGATTTTTCCCCCTTCAAGAGGCTTATTTTTACCCCCCTACTCCTCCAACCTCTCCATTAAAGAAGAAATGAGACTCGCTTACCTGTTCCTTCCTCACTAGGTCCCCTCTTTCGTCCCCCCAAGGCGTCATAAGAGTAAGGCAACTAGTGCCGTCACCTTTTTCCAGCCTTTCTGTTGATGGTCGAGATGGAGGAATGGATGAGGGATACTGAAGGCCTCGAAATGGATGAGGCGTAgtggctgaagtgtgtgtgtatatatggatgaatggatgagggATACTGAAGGCCTCGAAATGGATGAGGCGTagtgggtgaagtgtgtgtgtgtgtgtgtgtgtgtgtgtgtgtgtgtgtgtgtatttcttgttAGTCCTAAAGGCATTTAAGattatttcacacacaaaaaaaaaatcgtgttaaACGGAAGGTAATAACCTCCTTCGCTCACTCCGACAGTATTGTGTTGAAAAACATAGACATGAAGTATTGCATCACAACTATCCTTCATGGTATATATAGATGATTGATGCGTTGTATAACTGTAGATAAATGAGATATATAGCTCATTATTAAAAGAATATGACCCCACATAACCTGAAATGTAATATGACGGGTGTGTGAGGCGGAAGAGATAAGCCTGTGATTTAGTAAATTGTATAATGTAGGAAATGCTTTCCAAAGGTCATTTTGATGTGTGTTTTCCTATGTCACAGGTTCCAGTTACGGAAACATGTCCTTTGCGAGCCGGTCTGGACCCGTAAAGAAACGTAGATACAGGATATACAGGTGAAAGGGTATACTACGTAGTCAACAGATGTTGCATAGGAGATATATGACATGCggaatgatatgatatgatatctagTATATGGAAAGACTTGACCTGTCATTATAACATGCAGAGGTAGCATGTGGTTTTCATGGTACTTCATGTATACCTGTTATGGTGATTGTTATGTGTGTTACATGTTATAcagcaagaggatatatatatatattactcgtgCCATGACTGCCCTTGTAGCAGCGGGGAAAAATCCAGTGTATAAAATAAGATGTGTTTTGCAGAATGGTGATGAATGTATATAACTTGTGCATGGTAGGGATTAACTCGTTTCCCATTTTTCCTCGTATGATAAAAGTACCATCAAGAAAAAACATGCAGAATGAGAAGGGTCGAACTATAATCTGCCTAAATTTGAAAATATGCaataatacagtgtgtgtgtgtgtgtgtgtgtgtgtgagtgagtgagtgcgcgcgtgtgtgtgtgcgcgcgttggTGTACCATGGTGGAAGAGAGACGAGTGGAAGAGTCTGTTTAAATGTGTGCGTTAACgtgacggaaggagagagagagagagagagagagagagagagagagagagagagagagagagagaggcgccaagCACAATTAGTCAACTTCAAAACCAACTTTTCAGGTCgagtcttccccctctcccctccgccGATGTCTATTAACACCCACATCGAACTCCTGGGGTGTGAAGTGCTGGCCCTCAAAGCGACTTCGAAATGgcacaggtgtgttgtgtgtacctgGAGCCCTACCCTCCTTCCCGCCCCGCAGATCAATACCCAGCGATGTTGGTCCCGCGAGGTGTGCACGGGGAAGGTGCCGGCAACGGAAACCACGACCACCTACAGACAGGTCGCCTGCACGGGTACTTctccagaaggaggaggaggagagagggagagagaggcgcgcTCGCTTGCTTCCCCCCAAGCCAATACGACTCTCCTACTTGGGCCACTGACCAGAATAGTTGCATAATGAGGTAAGGATGTAGTGTGGAGACTCTTGAgaaactgagagaaaaaaaaaaaagagataaaagacaAAGATCATTATAGCAGGAACGTATTAAACTAGATTTCATGAGTCGAGCGTCTCATGTTAGggagatggctctctctctctctctctctctctctctctctctctctctctctctctctgaggtattTCTAGGAAGTAGAGAAGTGGAGGACATGTTTATACATGGTAGGtaatagagaggaaaaaaaaaaaaataggtacttAATAGGACGTTATTAGTAAGAATCTTCGAGTTGTTGACACAAGGGTGACTGGCGGGACGATAGCTAAGATGACGAGGGACGAGAAAATTGGCTTTGCAAAGTAAAGCACATCTGAGATTGGAAGACTTTAGATAATcattgtacgttttttttttttttctaagattaaaGTGAGGAAAGAATGGCATGGAAGGATGACAGTATTTAATGTGTGTTAGctgaaacacacacccacacacacacacactaaaacacacacacattaaaacacacacacacacacacacacacacacacacacacacacacacacacacgcacgcatatataGTCTTCGAATGATCATGATCACTCGAAGTTCACGATATTAGCACTAGTGGTTGTAATATGACGCTGACGGCTTTTAAAATGGCTCTGgcagtctgtatatatatatatatatccttaagccCCATATAACCAGCTGGTAATAACCAAAGGCACATGAACccattttttttataaactttAGTAGCTGTTGTTGACTGGGATTCGTCCGCCAAGAAAAACCAAGACGAGATGTAGGTTTTAATCCCTATCAGCATCATTGATATGGCCGAGAGAAAATATAATATCCATCGTGGCTTTAAAaacgcgtaaaaaaaaaaaagaaaaacgcttcGACTTTCTCTCGAGCCTGTATGAATTCCTAAACGTAATGGCTATACAGACTTGTGATGTAATTCTATTATCGTATTATGTCTTGTTTCCAGACCTCGGAGGATTTCTTACTTTACATCGTTGCGATCGCCGTATCTACCCTCAGGGAAGACTTGCCTTCATTCCCAGCTAGCACGAAACGTATGTAATGGATTTTTAAGAAATTTCAAAACCCGTCGATTTTGCGCTTGgggtataaaagaaaacggataaCCCAGGACCGTGTGGCTAATGTGTGGCTAATGGAGAACTCAGTAACATGTTTCTCAAGTctccttccttccgtccttccgtccgtctgtctgtctatctctctcgcCGTTACACCGACCGTGGCAAAGCAGATTTCCCACATGATGGAACCCTTGTACAAGACCGATACAGCTGCTCTCGACATCTCAGATGCCAGGaagcagagggggaaaaaaaaaatattggatgaACCAATCAGTCTCTGATCCTGAATCAGAAAACCCGATGACCGTAAAAATTAAGGGaattctattttatttttgaaTATTCAAATTCGCTGAGCAAATTCCCTCCTTGATTTGTTGATAATGTTTGCAGGATGATggaaggaaaggttgagggacggCTGCGTTAAGACATGGGGAGTCCATGGAGGTGCTAGATGTCAGAAGACCTCTTGATCTTTGACGAGTTTATGTCTGCTGGAAAAGAATATCATTCACTTAAATCTCTCTCGAATATCGGCGAAGACTGAATACCTCCGGCTGGAAGTGGGAACTTCATCCAAGGGGATTTGGTTGGATGGTGACGAATTGGTAGCtactgtgaaagaaaagagagagagagagagagagagagagagagagagagagagagagagagagagagagagagagagagagaggaacctgcaGGATTAGTTTGCGCGGTGTGAATTGATGAAGATTGCATCCGGAAAATTCGACCATTGAGCGAAACGCGTCTGGGGaggtaggggaagagagagagagagagagagagagagagagagagagagagagagagagagagagagagagaggttggagtggtggtggtggggagtagaTTGAGATGGAAGGGGGGGGTGAGCTCTTCTTCAACAAATGgggtgtttgatgagagagagagagagagagagagagagagagagagagagagagagagagagagagagagagagagagagagagagagtgccaggcACAGACGAACCATATGCTGGGGAAGTGTACTTTGATACTATTAAGGACAAAAGAAGTTGTAATAATATCTTTTCTTTGTCCAACttgacttctttttcttttgtagatACAAACTAtatcattccgttttcttttggcCTTCACATCGTCCCAAGACCTGCTTCAGGTCAGACTGGTTACGCTGTAAATGTCTCGTCACTAACGTATTCATGTGACGGAATGTGACGGCCATGAACGAAGGAAAATAGGGAAAAATCCTAATCAACACTCGGGTAAGATCTCGTATAACAGTTCCACGACTCCCACCCTTCAGTTTTGACAAGCTCTCTAAACTGTACTTTTTAATGTCTTTCCAAGACTAAATATATTGGATATTGAATCGACGTCATGATTTTGAAAGGGTTCCGTGCCCCGACTGGCGATACCTGTCGACACTCGCATCCCAGAGAGTCGACACTCGCATCCCAGAGAATGATTTCGTCATCCATCAGAGTTATTACTCGGGTCATAAGAACGGTAATCCACATATTCATCCACAAGTAAAGCAGACTTAATCCTGTTCCCAGTATTACCAAATGCCGAAGTATTTGAAGCACCCTCGTCCCATTTATTAGGGAAATCATCCTTGTATGGAACTATGCTTTGCTGAGGGCCTGGATCTCTTTGCCAGTCTTGCTATACGATTCtataaaagaaatcatttttgtttccgtaaaaaaaaaaattttttttttcataacgcCCCATAATTTCTTTAACTCAAAAAGGAAGAGCGAATTCGTAAGCCTTGTGTTTTAAATCCATATGATTGAAACATGTAAACGAATGTGGAGTATTTGTCAGTGTGTTCAGTGTGACTGAAGTGGTTGCCAATGTGTTCAGTGTGAACGTGAAGCGGTTGTCAGTGTGAACATGAAGCAGTTGTCAATGTGTTCAGTGTGAACATGAAGCAGTTGTCAGTGTGTTCAGTGGTGCAGCGGTTCTCAATATGTTCAGTGTGAGCTCGAAGTGGCTCAGGTAGACGCAGCGATACTCGATCCGAAAACAGGGTATATGCATTTGCCGCTCCTGACTTATAAAGAACTTTAACCAGAATCGATGAGTCTAAAAAAAGAGAACAGAGAACGGGGTGATCATAAGAGACGCTAGATGATAACTtgtaagaaagagaaaatgaagggGAACATATCAGGTCAAGTCTCGGTTATGTGTGTAGCAGGAAGCGGACCAAGGAGCGAAGCCTCATTCGAGAGAGGAACTCACGCCCTGAGGCTCCCAGGCGACGTAACTGAAGCCCTTCCTGCAGTCATGGGGTTAGCGGGGCAGCGGCGCTGTATGTTGGCACACGCCACAAGGACTGGTTACACAACTTTAAAGAAGAAGTGAGCAGACGTCCCGATGGAGAGCGGGGAGTGTCGAAGCATCGCTGAATTAAGTTTCGCATCGCTTCGAACGCTTTGTTCCACGAGGGTTCGTTGGATGAAAGACGTACtctgccctctgtgtgtgtgtgtgtgtgcgtgtgtgtgtgtgtgtgtgtgtaagctagcATACGAACTGCACTCTTGTGTTTGGATGGACGAACCCCACTggttttccgagagagagagagagagagagagagagagagagagagagagagagagagagagagagtgtgtgtcatcTTAAGCATGCTTGGGAACAACCTTTTTGTATGAAAatatttcacatatacatatatatgaatgtaccTGGGTAGTGGAATGCTCGTTGACGAAGCCGTAGATTTCTgcgataaagataaataaaagttACGAGATTTAGTGACAGAAAACATTGGTTATTCAGCCATTACATCCTTATCTACGTCTATATCTATCTCTGGTAACTTCTGATAGATATTCGTCAAAGTTTAGGCTCCTGTAACTCCTTCTTGTTTATGTTAATTAGTATTATCTGAATTCCGAAGTCTTTATTAATCTTATGCAAATTTAGTAACCTTAAAATCTCGACTCTGGAAATCGGGTGGAAGATACCAAATGGCCGTATCCTTTAAAAGGTTGTCAATGGGAACTGGCAATTAGGGTGCCGAAGCTCGCTCGCTATTGGGTTCTAACATGATCATGGACACCATAACAGTGTTTGTGTCTGGGCTTACAAGCTCTTCTTCAGTAATGCTGTAATATATGCATAGATTTATCGTGCTGAAATACAGTAAGTTTCGGCGGGGTACCCGGACTGATATTCTCCACGCAAATACGTTCCATATTACGATATGTTTTGCCTCCTGTCGCTCAATATCTTGAAGATGtccccttgagcgcgatggtacgaccattagcGAGACGGGACgaaccttgagcgcgatggtgcgaCTCTTTAGCATGACAGCTCGAACCATGAAcgagacgggacgaccctggagcacgacggtacgtcccttgagaaTATTAgttttggcctttgacctgaccctcatttCTTTAAAAGGTCATATGGTCGTGTTGAACGGCTACGTCGTCAGGGTCCTGGTCTCAGCCTTTCTCAACAAACTGAAGTCGTTTAACATTCCAGTTTTCATAAGTCATTTAACGTTCCAGTTTTCATAAGTCATTTAACATTCCAGTTTTCATAAGTCATTTAACATTCCAGTTTTCATAAGTCATTTAACATTCCAGTTTTCATAAGTCATTTAACATTCCAGTTTTCATAAGTCATTTAACATTCCAGTTTTCATAAGTCATTTAACATTCCAGTTTTCATAAGTCATTTAACATTCCAGTTTTCATAAGTCATTTAACATTCCAGTTTTCATAAGTCATTTAACATTCCAGTTTTCATAAGTCATTTAACATTCCAGTTTTCATAAGTCATTTAACATTCCAGTTTTCATAAGTCATTTAACATTCCAGTTTTCATAAGTCATTTAACATTCCAGTTTTCCAGTGAGTCTGTCAATACCGAGCCAGTTTTCCTACCGCAGTCTGGAAGTGCCAGTGTGTTACGCAACTCCGTGACGTCGAATCGTGTTATTTCGTAATGCCTACACAATGTGAATGGGTTTATGTTGATGTATCCTTAGCAGGAAGTGTGTCGAGGATTAAGCTCCCGAAAATGGGAAAGGATCCCATTGGGGTTTGGCTAAGCCCCCCCCGCCTGAGTCTCCTCGTACTCCCAACACGTGCCTTCCgcgagcaccccccccccccccccacacacacacacacacacacacacactgcagggagaaggtcaaaaggtcaagcTGTCACGCGGGGATCATACgagaaaggaaaatgggaaggggAAAGACCAAAGAACACCGGTTGTTGTTACTGCAGTTGATGTGGAGTCTAGATGGACGGTAACGACATCGGAACGGTGCTATGGTCTCGTGGCTGATGCTACAGCGAAGTCGTACTAACATAACGAACCTTTGTGTTACGGTTGAGAAGGACAAGATCACTTTTGAAATCGAATGTTGAGGTAATGCTGCCAGGTTCAGccaactgaaaaaagaaaagaaaaaaaaaggaaaaagatcgTTTCCGTAAAGCATATTTATCAAAATGGTGTGATTGACTGAAAGGATAAGAGTAAagaggttcagagagagagagagagagagagagagagagagagagagagagagagagagagagagagagagtaattctgTAAACGAGTgtaaaagcaaatgaaaaaaaaaacaagatgtgTTTATATCGCAAGACGCCTCAGCCAGTTGATCTGCCACCAGCCAACACCAAAGAATTATTTACCGGATTGATTCCGCTTTTGAGCCTGTAAGATAACCGGCTGTTTTTCTTCGTCGAGTGGGGGAAcaaaattaaagattttttttgtgaGCACTGCATGAACCAAGCACTCTGGGATCCCCAAGATAAGGCAGGGAAAAACTAGGGACAGCTAATTAGACGAAGCTAGACAGAGGGGCAAGCCTGTTGTCAAATACGCTGATATAACCTATGATTTTTCAAATTCATTTCGTATCGAAGATTGATTGAATCTGacaaggggaagagtgctttgatCAGTCGGTTGTGAGTAGAGCTACAAGGTGGATGATAACAGGAAACAATggaaaaatcatttgaaatcatCAAGAAACAGAATCAGAGGTTAGCCCATTTGTAGGAGGAAATGAATACATTGAAAGATTGAAACTGATCAGTTCAGAGATCTTAAAAATGGAAAACGATGTTGTTAAGGATCCGGAAATCGTACTCAAAGGCATGATCACATAATGAAGGCAGTTAAGCGGATTTTAAAGAAGTGCCCCCAGAGGGAAGGTGTGTTAGGAAAAGATGTGATGTAGTAAAGAAAATGCACCTGGTATTCTTTGCGTTATGGGAAAGAAATTTACTAGAGAAATGAAGACAAAGAGATACAtgataggaaggaaggaaagagaatacaaaggaggaggaggaggaggattgaccCACTTGATGGGACACAGACCTAAGTTTCTTGAAGTTGTGGGATATGGTTCATTTAGGCACTGCATAACGGTCTTGGTGAACAGTGGTGTCAGTACTATACAATCATCTACAGAATTTTAACGAATGGGAACAAAACCTATAAGGATAACAGCAATGGAACAATCGCGATGACTGGTAAGTACAAATAACGAAATATTTTCATCAAACTTTTCACAATGTCTATTGAAATGAGTTGAGTTAGGGATAGTGATTGAACGCCTCAAGATTGTCCAACCCAGAAGAGCGAAGGGATGGCTTGAACATAACCTTCAATTATCTACAGTAGAGCACTTTGATTTGATGGTGTAATTAGTGAACAACATCTTGAAAAATGCAACGACAAAACAACCAGAGGCTGTAAGGTGAAATTCAAGAAGAATTTTGTAAGAAAAAATTGTAGAAAAATAATTTTATATTGGAAGGGTAATTGGATGAATAGAAGAAACAAAAGTAACATTGCAAATTCAGAGAGGATTTTGAAATTGAAAAACTTGGATGACAGAGGAAGTTCAAGATATGGGGTCCCCCATGAGTGAAACACTCCCTCTTCGTACCGTAATAACATGAGTGATCATTCCCAAGTAGTTAGAACTAAGCTATGGTTATTGATATCACAAGGAGTGTTGTTGTCTCAGTACAAAGGCTTAcatcccttatcatcaacactcCTGATAAGCTTCGACGTTGGTTTCATTAAAGgacagaaaaagggggaaaaaaaaataatctcttgACGTACTTGAATGATACATAACCCCGGAACGTGACGTCAAGACGTAGCCTAAAGTGGGTCATAGGACTGCCTCTCCACCCACGACGTACGGCCATCAGCACCCCTAACAACACAGGGGGGAGGTAAACCCAGCTGCTGCTCCTAGCTGGCACAGACGCACGGTGGAATCGAGTTACACTCCCCCTTGTGCAAGATAGGATCCGCCACGTCCTCCTACCACCATCTCGGCCGTCAAACCTAGTAAAAAGAAACCACAGACCCCGAACTACTTCAAGGTGAAACCCAATAACAAATTAGAGGCTTCAGAGATGAAGAAGAACTAGTGTTCTTGAATGCGTAGATCGGCGCGGGTGGATCTGATTTAAGTCGTCAGCTCGTAGCGTAACCTtgacagaagaaaagaaaagaagtttgcAGTTGA
This Panulirus ornatus isolate Po-2019 chromosome 37, ASM3632096v1, whole genome shotgun sequence DNA region includes the following protein-coding sequences:
- the LOC139760726 gene encoding uncharacterized protein, which produces MATNKIAMKFRSITYPTTENSGHKKERRRLQRMESFDFSESPVVPAAKSSSSSRREVSAEGRLRTHQFQHTHSASNTLAPGQKMLRFSDECWYSSAGEQAGRPHATSVGCLTSPKSKPGAAVRLSVNSNVERLVDWQRQSPERHNVSPSSSQDHSHRHSRSKERRGERETTSSERRSHYSTSVSLPPPSKSSEQTTPTVNTPTSPPTATPETRGRRSQFRRAWSLFSLTCDKEVERERREKSPQQRILRPPTRHFYRRGLSGLPIECSTRYLGLAY